A window of Priestia megaterium genomic DNA:
AGTATTCATCAGCAAATAGAAGGTATTGTACAGGAAATTAAAGAAAGATTATTAAAAGAGAAAGATAAGTTTGTACCTTGGGATATAGAAAAAGAGCTAAGCCCCCAAACATACATTGAAAGAGGTTTTATTTCGTTACATGACAATGTTGCTTTTCGTACAATTGCTGACGCATGTAACTGCTTTGGGCATCGTTATAAAGTCTGGCAAAAAGGAGCTGCATCCCATGTCTATGAGAAAGATACGGAGTTATGGTTTCCAAAGTTATTCCCTAATGGCACTTGGGATAATTCCATTTCTGAAGATGGAATTATCATTTTGGAAAGAAATCTAGATGAGATTGAAAACCAGAGATATTTAAAAGGAATTGTCGATGGACGAATTGGCACTAGAATAAGACCTCATAAACGCATTGTTTTTGCAAAAGTAAAAGGGCCATTAGGAGATATTATGTATCGATTTAAGGGTAAATATCAATTAAATATTAACAAATCCTTTAAGGCTGGTTGCATAGTTTGGGAAAGGCTATCTGAAAGGATAAAAACTTATCCTTCAAGATAACACCTAGCCCTTTCTTTAAATTAAAAGAGACTAATAGTTTAAATTTAGTGATCCCCTACCTAATAAGAGGATACGATATGCAGTCTGAAAAAAAGGGAGTAGATTCAAATTTGAAATTCGTTTCTAACCCCAAAAATAGGTTTCGAATACCAAAGGTCGGAAGGCATTCTAATTGCATTCATATTTAGAGAACATTAGGTTCAAAAAAATGAACATGGTGTTCTCTAATATTTCATAGCTTATGAAACGTTTATGTTTAAAATTTGAAACATTTTGTTTCATGAATAAAAGAAAGAGCAGGCTTAAGCCTGCTCTTATAGCCTTTAAGGCATATATATAATATGGAACAATTTATTAAACACGATTAAGATGTGTATCTTTAAAATGCGTAGGATATTTTCGCTCTCCGTTCCATTTTTCATTTTTTTGAATATTTTTCAACTTATTTTA
This region includes:
- a CDS encoding AbaSI family restriction endonuclease is translated as MDKYRFIKAQLAKTNKKNDENYVITRIWNRLDNLDIKFITQQYVIRPDGKYALTDMYFPQLGIHIEIDEGHHKTNIESDKAREEDIVRVTDHEVKRIDVTKGLISIHQQIEGIVQEIKERLLKEKDKFVPWDIEKELSPQTYIERGFISLHDNVAFRTIADACNCFGHRYKVWQKGAASHVYEKDTELWFPKLFPNGTWDNSISEDGIIILERNLDEIENQRYLKGIVDGRIGTRIRPHKRIVFAKVKGPLGDIMYRFKGKYQLNINKSFKAGCIVWERLSERIKTYPSR